In Miscanthus floridulus cultivar M001 chromosome 19, ASM1932011v1, whole genome shotgun sequence, the DNA window agcaaaaaactgtacagtataacaccgagggtgttacaccataGGATCACTTTGGTGTTATTTATAGGGTATATTTGATTTAGCTGTGAGCTATGAAAAAAGTTGTGTTGAGTTGTGAGCTATGAAAAAACTGTTGGGACCTATATGCCGTGAAAACAACTATGAAACCTACCACATATATTTATCTCCCTTGAAACAACTGTAAAATGTCTTTATATTTCCACCCATTTGGAAAAGCGAAAAGTTGAAAGCCAAAAGTAGGATCAAGATGCTAATAAAATTGTATTTACGTGAAAGGGGCTGCTTTTTGAAAAGTAGCTTCTGATTTCACCCATTTGGTTGATGTTCTACTTTTTTTTTAGCTGAAGCACTTACTAGAAGCTGAACTCACAACCATACTTGTTTTTTTATGTGTGTATTGAGTTTGTGGTTAGTAATCAAGTGATAGTATTCCGGATCGTGCCAAATGAGTTTTCTTGTGCGGTTTCAACATTTGAGGCAACTAGACATAGCAATACATGCTTTGGCATGTTGTTTTTACTACCTCTACCTTTACAATTCGGAACCACGCCAACTCCAATTTATTTGATGAGCTTGATCAACATGAAGTTTATTTACTATTGTTTTATGTTCTTTTATGATATATATCATATTGTGGTCGAAGTTGAGATATTATAAATACACTTCTAGGAACTAATAAAGCTTACTAAAGTTTAGTCCACCCtattcgcttatgctgaaatttggcttacgtTAATGTTTATGCTAAAATGTTattagagaaaaacactgttacatagctaaaaagtagctcaagcgaacagggtgatcaCATTCACATCAgatgtttgacactaatttgCAGTATTaaaatagactaattacaaaactaattgcacagattaagACTAATtcactactatataaatgatttTGCAAGGTGGTGCCTAAATATTAACCGAGATGGTCATAAAATTTGTCCACCTCTAAAAATACTGGACGATTAACGGAGATGGTCGATTTCATTTACCAAGGCAGTCACGTTTGCGTGTCTCTGTAAATCGATTTATGAAAACCGCCTCCtaaaatcgatttatagaggtgGACGCCTTTAgacaaccgcctctaaaaatagtcTATTTTCAGATACGATCGTCATAAGACGTCCGTATCCATAAATCTATTTTCAGAGGCGGGCACACTATAAGGCCCGCCTTCGAAAATACTGGAGCACGGTCGAAGCCCACAACCCACTCTCTACCAGGCTTATATAAATTGGGGAGATAGGGTTTCTAGCCCCTCACTCCCTCAGCTCTATCTCTCGCATCGCTCGCTCTCCTACCCGCGCAGCAGTGCGCCGCGcgctcctcccctccctccgCAGCAGGCCGCATGCCTCCTCCCCCACGTAGCAGGCCGACGCGCCTCCCTTCCACTCCCACCCTCCCTCCCTACATCCCTCATCACACATGAGATCGAGCTCGCGCGGGCGGTGGCAGGTGGCagcggtctctctctctctctctctctctctctctctctctctctctctctctctctctctctctctctctctctctcgccggaGGCTGGATCCCTGCGGTAAAGGGCTGATCCCGGCGGCGTGTGCAGCGCTCGCCTGGCGGGAGAGGCGCCCGGTGGCGACGCGTCTCAAGGAGGCGCGACCGCTCCTTCTCCGGCCACGACTAGCTCCACCATGGCGGTGCTGGATCCGgcatggaggcggcggcggcgtgctccACCACGCGGCGGTGGCTCCTTCCCTCGGGCCACGCCCAgatccgaggaggaggaggacggccgCGTCTAGATCCGGCGTGGAGGAGTCCAGTTGCGCCTAGATCTAGCGCAGAGGAGGCCGGCCGCGCCCATTCCCCAGATCCGACGGGGAGGAGGTTGGCCGCGGCCAGATCCGGCGAGGAGGAGGCGCGCCTAGATCAGGCGAACGCGACAGCAGCGGGCTTGATTGGACCAGGTGGTGGGCTCGATTGGGCTTGCtaggttttttttatatttttaaatcGATTAACGGAGTCAGGTAACTTAATGCGACCGTCTTCGTTAATCGATTAACCAAGACGGGCAAAGCAACCGCCTCCAAAAAAAAAAGTTGGATTCATCGTGACCTTTGATTGGATGTGGTTGCAATGCCGCCTCCATTAATCCaaaatgcccgcctccattaaattTTCTATACTAGtgatttgcgagacgaatttatgaagcctaattaggccatggTTTGACAATGTGTTGTTACAGTAAAATATgctaatgataaattaattaggcttaattgATTAATCTCATAAATTACTCTccgttgtgtaattagttttatataATTAGGTCATGTTTAGTTCTCATAATTAGCATCGGAATGTCTGATTTaacagggactaaactttagtgtCAAACACCCCGCTGGGTGATCTCTATAAGCTACCATGTCTCTTATTGCGATGCTTGATGCTTGGTACGGAGCACCAAGCATCACGGACAATACATTTGCAGAATTGCAGCGTCGCCATTACGTTATACAAGGTTTGACGCAGCGTCGCCACTTGGTTTCTGACGACCACACACCACACCGTTTCGCCTCTTCTTCCATACTGTAGGTGCCATCAGCATAGCAGCGCAAAGATTTCAGAGCGTGTGCGGCCCGGGGAACACGGACTGGGCACAGTAAAACTTCGAGAGGTACAGTCTACTGATAAGTGAAATGAAGTGAAAGCTCTAGCATAGGTCCTCTGTTTTGTCTTCGCTCAGCTCAGGGCCTGTGCTGCCTGCAGGCCGCAGCAGCCGACCCCTGCGCACACGTACTGACTGCTCCGTCGATCCCTCTCTCGCGCGCGCTTGGCCTGAGCAAAACGAATCATTCAAAAGAATCTGGCTGAGCAAGGGCCGCTGGGCAAGGCATCCGCGCGGCAGCAAgctaggccccgtttagttggcAGACCAAGTTGGCGCCGCCGGAATTATGTCTACTGTATCGCACTggagcatttcgtttgtatttgacgttgactaattagactcaaaatgttcgtctcgtaaagtacaaccaaactgtgcaattagtttttgatttcgtcaacatttagtactccatacatgtaccacaaatttaatgtgacgggaaatcttcttttcaTATAGTGTCAAAGTTTAGATTTTGAGGCTAAACGGGCATAGAGGGATTTCCGTGGGCATTGGCAGGATCCGATCCAGCCAACAGGTACTGCTCGAGTGCTCCTCCTCCTTCGTACTGTACAGTACTAAACTCTTGTGCATTCCCCATAAGAGATTCCTCCGTTCCACTGTACATTGCCAAAAATAGTCCTGTACATACATGGTTGGTTCCATCTCCTGAATCCTGATTTCTttgcacatgcatatatatatatatatatatatatatatatatatatatatatatatatatatatatatatatatatatatatatatatgcaagttaggccttgtttagatggctttaaagtttcaagttttttcactctctctccattacatcaatttttggacgcatacatggagcattaaatgtaggtaaaaaaataactaattgcacagttttgttgtaaatcacgagacgaatcttttgagcctagttagtccatgatcggacaaagtttgtcaaatacaaacgaaacgtgctacagtgtccagattgcaaaaaattgcaatctaaacaaggccttaaattGGGACACATGAAATACATTGGTTTTATGATTTCATTCGAGACCTATGGAGATTTCTGCATGCGTATCATGGAAATTTTGGGGGTACATATTAGTTCCTTCTTCTATGATTCCATGAAGTTCTAAATCTTCTGGTACAGTTGAAGATGAGCTAGCTATGGCTTGATTTCTGAAACTACAGAGAAATGGAATTACTTCAGACCTATAGTGTTTTTAAGCAAGCTTAAAATTGCAGTGCCTTTTAGCAAACCTTTAGcatagccaaaaaaaaaaaaagaaaagaaaacctaGACAATAATAAAAAGAACTTACAGGATGTTTGATCGATCTTACATTCAAAACTAATATGTATATTTGGTTCTATGGGTTGATCTATATATCTCCACTTTATTTCTCGTAAACATAATAAATACTCTATCTTGTATAATAGGGTCTGATCGGTTGCATTCTTTCTAGCTGCAGCTGCAGTACTACCACATAATTGATTTGAAGCAACGGGGCTTTTTGGACAGAGACGGCTCAATCAAAAGCCGTGTATGTATACAGATCATCTACAATCACCTCTAAAAATCCTGGCTGTAGTAATGAGTAGCCTCAGCCAAAAAGAGCACAGCGATAATAGGCTTATATGATGTGCTCGGCTGTGTTTCTTTGCAGCTGTTTTGGCTGCAACTGCAGTGTAGACTTGTTTAGTTCCTAGGGATGCAATAACAGCGCTGCCACAGCAAGCTCTACCAAGCACTACCTAAATGAGAAATCCTGTCAATTCATGAGATGGTACTAAAATGGACCCAAACCACGAAAAATCCCATTGATATAGGAGTATTGTTATCTGGTTTAATTTGCACTGAATTCCCAGTCACCCATCACTTCTTTCTTCAAGTTTACAGCCAAGATTCATATCTACTGAAagtaaatatttttttcttaaagTAAAACATACATAAGTGTTAATTCTAGAGCAAGCACACATGATACTATATGGATACTGGATTCGATTAAAAGAGATTATGAAGTGTGTGATTTAGCTCATTCGAGCATCTTGCACAGAGAGTACATGTCATGACTCATCTTAGTATGAATTTTTGGCCTATGATAGTATCGCATTCTCTTTTGACCAACAGTATGATCCATATGTGAATGGGAAATTCCTTGAAAACAACATATATCTTGGTAGTACTAGTATGTATGCATACCATACGAATACATGAACTATCTTGTAGGAGTACCAGTACGTATGAACTTCATCAGATGATTTCATGACAAGACAAGAGATAAAATAGGCACATGAATACATGATCTAAGGGGAGCAGCACCAGCAAATTAATTGGCCTACAAGCTACTAGTATCACTGTCCACAGAAACCACACTCCACAAGCCAGATCTGCAGACAAGACTTCACtctcttagggcctgtttagatgccgaaaaatttggcaaaatgacaCAGTAGcagtttcgttgttatttggcaattagtgtcccatcataatctaattaggcttaaaagattcgtctcgtggattttgtctaaactgtgtaattagttttattttttatttatatttaatactttatgcatgcgtcaaagattcgatatgacggggaatcttgaaaaatttggcattttgggaggaaactaaactggaccttggATGGTCCATTATTTTAGATTGTAAATGCTTATGCAGAAAGCAAGTTTAAATGTTCATATAACTAATCCCCGTACATATAAATCATGAAATACCACAAACTTAATAGTACTAATTAAGGATCATATATGAAAGAGTCTTTCAGAAAGACACACGCCTCAAACTAGTAGACTTACCAGCAGCCTTCGCTAACATGCTCTAGGAAAGCACCAAAGTTCATGGTGTTCACACCTCACAACGAGAGACCGGCTGAATGATTTCCGTTATCTAGAAGATGCGCATAAACGGCGCCAGTAATTAAGCGACCGATGATCGACAAGCTAGCCCCCCAGCTAGCCCTGCATCCCATGCAAAAAGGCCGCCGGCGCCGTGGCGTCCAGGAGGCCGATGGCCGGCGTCGCCAGGCGGGGCTCGTAGGCGAACACCCTGAACCCGGCACCTCCCGCGGCGATCCCCCCGGCGTACGGGTACGGGCACGGCGGCGCCCACCGCCACTCGTCGCGGCGCGAGTCGAACACGAGCACGGGGCTCGCGTGACCGCGTGGCGCCAGCACCACGAAGTCGCCGTGCGCCGCGCACTCGAACccgcgcccgccctcggccgccGCAAACTGCGCGTGCACATCGGGCGGCATCCGCGCCATCTCGGTCCACGCCCCGCTGCCGCCGTTGCTTCCGCCGGCGACTCCGCCGTGCCCGCCGCGCAGCGTCCACACGCGCACGCTCCGTGGCACGCTGAGGCGGCTCTTCTCGACGGCGGAGACCAGCGCCGCCCTCGCCTCGTGCTCCATCCCGCCGCCGAGCTCCACGAGCGCCGGCGACCGCAGGAACCTCCTCATCGGCGGCTGCACCTTGCTCCAGACGTTGGTCGCCACGTCGAACACAAGAACCGCGAACGGCGACGAGCTCATGCAGTAGAACCTGCGACAGGAAACCAGTAGAACTTGCATGTAGTCAGTTTGATCTCATGCCGTGTGCTCATGTGTATGCATGGACAGATTCCGCACACACACACGTGCGCTTCAGGCTAGCTTTAATTACCTTCCGGAGGCGAAAGCCATGCCGGCGCGGGGGTCGAGGGAGGAGAGGCGGGGCAGGATGGAACTCGGGGCCCAGAAACCGGAGGTCGGGACGGAGGCGGCATCGGCGACGAACGTGTCGGCGGAGATGTTCTTGACCGCGAAGGGGGACACAAGGTCGTCGCCGGCGATGACGGCGATGAAGGAGGTGGGTCCCGCTGCGAGGCCGACGGTGGGGGAGAGGCGCGCGGTGGGGCAGAGCGGCAGCGGCGCGAGGAGGCGCGTGATGGGGTTAGCGAGGAGCAGCGTCTTGTGGCCGGACGCGTCCGACAGGAACGCGAGCAGGCCCGCCGACGCGGCCGCCGGGGAGAACGCCTGGTGGCCAGCGCCTGGCGCGGGCAGCGGCAGCGGGAGGCGGGACCAGGAGGGCGCCTGCGGCCTGGTGGGGTCGAGCAGGAGGAGGTACCCCGCGGAAGGGACGGCGAAGGCGAAGAATGGGAGGTGCGGGGACAGGATGAGGTGGGAATGGAGGAACGGCGACGAGTAGATGAGGTTGCAGAAGCGGCGGCAGGCGGCCCGGAGGCGGAGGAAGGACGGCGTCGGTAGGCACGCCAGCACGCGATCCACCAGCGGCTGCGGCAGCCGGCCCCACACGCGGGGGTCCATGTCCACCGCCtcagacgaggaggacgacgacggcgagtgGAGGCGCGGAAGGTAGTGAGGGTGGTGCATCATGCTACCCTACGCTCGCTCTCCTCTTCTGGGGATCGGATCGGAGTACGTGGGAGCTTGGGGAGTGTCAAGTGTGAGAAACTAGCGACTACAAGTATGCAGGTGTGAACTGTGGAGTGGAAGCCATGAGAAGTAGCAAATGATATGCAGCAGGATGCTGAGAAGGGGTGACAACGTTACCGATATTTTCGAATCGTATTTAAAACCGAACGTGTTTAGAGGAGTTTATATTTGTTCGTATTCAAGTTTAGATATTCAATGGTCCtgtttgctggtctgaaacttggctgaaattaGCTGAAAAAGACAATTctagctgaattattgtgagagaaaaacactgttctggctgaaaaaagaagccgaacaagctgaatatgagGTAAACCGAATGAGGCCAATATCCAATACCATATTTGTATCTGAATAATCAAATCGCTTATTTGTGATATCAATATCCAATCGTATCGTCACAGTTGACAATCATTCTGTTCGCTTGAAtttattcagaactacttttcagctatagaacagtatttttctctcacaatattttagcataagcaccatcataagctaaatttcagcatcagcgaacagAGTGAATATCCATATTCGATTCTAAATTCagacaaaaatataaaaacaaatataatatctgTGATATCTGTTCATATCCGATCTAAGTTTTCATCCATAACGCCGAGGGATTTCATGTGAGGCCTGAAAGGTTGCAGGCAAACGGGCACAAAAGCTCGTTGCAACGGAATCGAATATGATTGAGATCCCAATCTAAGCAAACAGCGATAAATGAGTCTGCACATTCTCTTCTAAATTCAAATTCGACCGATAATAGAGAATGTTAGTTTACTTTTTTGCTGTAAGATTTGTGCATGATGCTGATAGCTGGCCGGGGTAGTCATTGAGCGCCTATTTGGAAGGAGGTATATGACAAAAATGCTTAGACCATCCGTGCGGCATGCTGCTGTGTGATAATGTGATATACGTGTTCTTCTGTCTGAGCATTTAGTTGTTTCAAAAATTTCTAACGTAACTCGCAACATAAACTCATATGCGCACGAGCTTGCTAGTTTGGGTTTAGCATGGGAACTATGACAGTTCTAGGTGTGGAATGGTTCTCCTGTTCATGTAATCAGTCACATGATGACTCGTGATTTAGCTGAGTCCTCTGGTAGCAATACAAGGCCTTAGAGCCGTCGttgtgacaaaaaaaaaaattgcctaGAGCAGCCAGCGCTCCTAAGTGTCTGATTTTAAATGCTTGGGCCAGGATTGATTGCCTGGATAGGCAATGCCTGATAGGTTGTATCCAAACGGGCACAAAAGCTGGTTGGAATAAATCGAATATgatcaaacttggtcaaacttatcTCTTTACCAATAtacttggtcaaactttagaCACTTTGACATAGAATGCACCAATTGCATTTTTTTCAAGACAAAGATagtacttatttgatatcataaatattaatattctttctATGAGTGCACATTTATCAATATGAGATATCACTAGCTCTAAGATAACTTCTCCAATAATATTAATTTTTAGCACATAGcacgttgaaaggatcaagatgcccaagagggggtaaattgggttaattctaaattttcttgcaataattaaatcctacggatagcccaattaaccccttgtgcatagaaaagtgtttctaccaAATTAACgcataaaagacttgcaacctatgttccaaacttactctagcatgacaattctatgaatgtaaagacaagtattaaattgctcaaagaaaatacttaaagtaaatgctcaaagtaaatggagagaggaacgcggcgatgtattgccgaggtatcggagagttgccactccccactagtcctcgttggagcacccgcgcaagggtgtagctcccccttgatccgcgcaaggatcaagtgctctctacgggttgattcttcgacactccatcgcagcgaatcacccaaagccgctcacaacttgagttgggtcacccacaagctccgccgggtgaacaccaagctcccaatcaccaccaagccgtttaggtgatggcgatcaccaagagtaacaagcacgaactctcacttgaccacgcgaagcctaatgagaagatggatgcacacttatcTACTCTTGAtccactaatgaggtttcactcttggattctcaaatcacaaacacctcactaggaccttgctcttcttggcactcacaaacgtgtttctcagctattggaatgagcaaaagtaactccacacacgagtggagcttctatttataaggtagcctgaaaaataaaccgttatgagcttctgcggggtgatcggacgctccggtcgtgttgaccggacgctccggtcagttcaacccgagaactagtaaaaatgtattgaccggacgctggcagggtccggtcagcactgaccggacgcgtccggtcgcattaaacccttactggacccttactggactcgaccagacgctgaaccctcagggtccggtcagtactgaccggacgcgtccggtcatagattcccttctctggaaccttactagagtcgaccagacgctgtctttcagcgtccggtcacatgaccccttcagcgttcggtcgcaccgaacgcagacagctgatcaaatgaactgaccggaccctacggccagcgtccagtcgcactggggccagcgtccggtcagcatttgaccctccattcacttccaa includes these proteins:
- the LOC136527204 gene encoding protein ABERRANT PANICLE ORGANIZATION 1-like: MDPRVWGRLPQPLVDRVLACLPTPSFLRLRAACRRFCNLIYSSPFLHSHLILSPHLPFFAFAVPSAGYLLLLDPTRPQAPSWSRLPLPLPAPGAGHQAFSPAAASAGLLAFLSDASGHKTLLLANPITRLLAPLPLCPTARLSPTVGLAAGPTSFIAVIAGDDLVSPFAVKNISADTFVADAASVPTSGFWAPSSILPRLSSLDPRAGMAFASGRFYCMSSSPFAVLVFDVATNVWSKVQPPMRRFLRSPALVELGGGMEHEARAALVSAVEKSRLSVPRSVRVWTLRGGHGGVAGGSNGGSGAWTEMARMPPDVHAQFAAAEGGRGFECAAHGDFVVLAPRGHASPVLVFDSRRDEWRWAPPCPYPYAGGIAAGGAGFRVFAYEPRLATPAIGLLDATAPAAFLHGMQG